One Manihot esculenta cultivar AM560-2 chromosome 18, M.esculenta_v8, whole genome shotgun sequence genomic window carries:
- the LOC110605797 gene encoding U-box domain-containing protein 4: MGTENGANYTYMGRSFGNSSVNDDSSAFSDCNSDRSGEFPSASSESRRLLLACASENSDDLIRQLVLDLESCSIDEQKQAAMEIRLLAKNRPENRLKIAKAGAIKPLITLISSSDYQLQEYGVTAILNLSLCDENKEAIASSGAIKPLVRALRTGTSTAKENAACALLRLSQVEKNKVAIGRSGAIPLLVNLLESGGIRGKKDAATALYSLCSVKENKSRAVQAGIMKPLVELMADFGSSMVDKSAFVLSLLITIQEARIALVEEGGIPVLVEIIEVGSQRQKEIAVAILLQICEDNLMHRAMVAREGAIPPLVALSQSGTNRAKQKAETLIDLLRQPRSGNAAARTADVSV, translated from the coding sequence ATGGGGACCGAAAATGGAGCAAATTACACGTATATGGGTAGGAGCTTCGGTAATAGCAGTGTTAACGATGATTCCTCTGCTTTCAGCGACTGTAACAGCGACAGATCCGGGGAGTTCCCCTCAGCGTCATCTGAGAGCCGGCGATTATTGTTAGCTTGCGCATCGGAGAATTCCGATGACCTGATTCGCCAGCTCGTATTGGATCTTGAGTCCTGTTCGATTGACGAGCAAAAGCAAGCGGCTATGGAGATTAGGCTGCTTGCCAAGAACAGGCCAGAGAACCGTCTCAAAATCGCTAAAGCGGGAGCAATTAAGCCTCTGATTACGTTGATATCATCATCAGACTATCAGCTTCAGGAGTACGGTGTTACAGCTATTCTGAACCTATCTCTATGTGATGAGAACAAGGAAGCGATTGCTTCATCGGGAGCGATTAAGCCGCTTGTAAGAGCTTTGAGAACAGGGACATCAACTGCGAAAGAGAACGCGGCCTGTGCTTTGCTTCGCCTCTCGCAAGTAGAAAAAAACAAGGTTGCAATTGGACGGTCAGGAGCCATTCCACTTCTGGTGAACTTACTCGAAAGTGGAGGAATTCGCGGGAAAAAGGACGCAGCAACAGCTCTGTATTCGCTATGTTCAGTAAAGGAAAATAAGTCCAGGGCTGTGCAAGCTGGAATCATGAAGCCACTGGTGGAATTAATGGCTGATTTCGGGTCAAGCATGGTGGACAAATCAGCGTTTGTATTGAGCTTGTTGATTACTATTCAGGAGGCCAGAATAGCTTTGGTTGAAGAAGGTGGGATTCCGGTACTGGTGGAGATCATCGAGGTAGGGTCGCAGAGGCAGAAGGAGATTGCGGTTGCGATATTGTTGCAGATTTGCGAAGATAATTTGATGCATCGTGCTATGGTGGCTCGCGAAGGAGCAATTCCTCCTTTGGTTGCTTTGTCACAGTCCGGCACCAATCGCGCTAAGCAAAAG